The Reinekea forsetii genome contains the following window.
TCGGGCAGCCGATCGCCGGTCCTGGGGCTATTGCTTTTTATTGTCCTCAATCAAGACATCGACCACGGACGGATCGGCCAGCGTAGAGGTGTCCCCCAAGGTGTCGTATTCGTGCGCGGCAATTTTACGCAAGATCCGGCGCATAATTTTACCCGAACGGGTTTTCGGCAAGCCCTCGGCCCATTGAATGACATCGGGCGTCGCAATCGGACCAATTTCCTTACGCAACCAGGCCTTCAATTCAGCTGTGAGCGCATCGCTGGGCACAATGCCCGCCATTGGACTGACATAGACATAGATGCCCTGCCCTTTGATATCATGCGGATAACCAACCACGGCGGCTTCCGATATCGCAGGATGGGCTACTAAAGCGCTTTCAATTTCAGCGGTGCCCAAGCGGTGTCCGGAGACGTTGAGAACGTCGTCGACTCGACCGGTAATCCAGTAGTAACCGTCTTCATCCCGACGCGCGCCATCACCGGTGAAGTAGGTGCCTGGGTAGGTGCTGAAATAGGTTTCAATAAACCGTTCGTGATCGCCAAAGACCGAGCGCATCTGGCCCGGCCAGCTATCGGTAATTACCAGGTTACCCTCGACCGCACCCTCGAGTTCGCGGCCAACATTATCGACTAATGCTGGTTGAATACCGAAAAAGGGTCGCGTCGCCGAGCCTGGTTTCAGCGCCGTAGCACCCGGCAATGGGGTAATCAGGATGCCACCGGTCTCGGTTTGCCACCAGGTGTCGACAATCGGGCACTTGCTGCTGCCGAACGCCTTATAGTACCAATGCCAGGCCTCCGGATTAATCGGTTCACCGACCGATCCGAGCAAGCGCAGTGATGACAGATCGGCACCTTGGGTCGCCATGTCACCGGTGGCCATCAGCGAACGAATCGCGGTGGGCGCGGTATAGAGAATGTTGACCTGGTGCTTGTCGACCACCTGGGCAAAGCGCTGCGCCGTTGGATAGGAGGGTACGCCCTCGAACATCAGGGTCGTGGCACCGTTGGCCAACGGTCCGTAAACAATATAGCTGTGGCCGGTGACCCAGCCGACGTCCGCGGTACACCAGTAGACGTCGCCGTCCTGATAGTCGAAAACATATTCGTGAGTCATCGACGCGTAGACCAGATAGCCTCCGGTGGTATGCAAGACGCCCTTGGGTTTTCCGGTTGAACCGGAGGTGTAAAGAATAAAGAGCGGATCTTCGGCATTCATCGGCTCGCAGGGGCACTCCATGGGCACCTGATCCATACGATCGTGGTACCAGATATCCCGACCATCGTGCCAACCGATGGTGCCTCCGGTGCGGCGCACCACTAGAACGTGCTGGACGCATTCGGTGCCGGGCTGTTCCAACGCCTGATCGACATTGTTCTTCAGGGCCACCGCTTTGGCACCACGCA
Protein-coding sequences here:
- the acs gene encoding acetate--CoA ligase — encoded protein: MNSDLFPVPVSALSTTKVTNEQYLEMYQQSVDDNEGFWREQGKRLHWSTPYTDVKDVSFDKTNHRIRWYGDGELNVAYNCIDRHLATRGEQTAIIFEGDEPGDDAHISYNELHANVSRMANVLKSLGGKKGDRITIYMPMIPEAAYAMLACARIGAIHSVVFGGFSPEALAGRIEGCDSNIVITADEGLRGAKAVALKNNVDQALEQPGTECVQHVLVVRRTGGTIGWHDGRDIWYHDRMDQVPMECPCEPMNAEDPLFILYTSGSTGKPKGVLHTTGGYLVYASMTHEYVFDYQDGDVYWCTADVGWVTGHSYIVYGPLANGATTLMFEGVPSYPTAQRFAQVVDKHQVNILYTAPTAIRSLMATGDMATQGADLSSLRLLGSVGEPINPEAWHWYYKAFGSSKCPIVDTWWQTETGGILITPLPGATALKPGSATRPFFGIQPALVDNVGRELEGAVEGNLVITDSWPGQMRSVFGDHERFIETYFSTYPGTYFTGDGARRDEDGYYWITGRVDDVLNVSGHRLGTAEIESALVAHPAISEAAVVGYPHDIKGQGIYVYVSPMAGIVPSDALTAELKAWLRKEIGPIATPDVIQWAEGLPKTRSGKIMRRILRKIAAHEYDTLGDTSTLADPSVVDVLIEDNKKQ